The Natronomonas salsuginis genome includes a region encoding these proteins:
- a CDS encoding class I SAM-dependent methyltransferase — translation MNPDDNHRTWAERSEEYSPEYYAEIGANEVSETLAAVFDHYVASGAAILELGCSSGRHLEHLRKQGYTDLTGIDLNDNSFEVMAEYFPRLIETGTFHTGAIEEYLPTVPDDHFDVVYSVETLQHVHPDDEWVFEEVARVGSDLVITAENEGNSPDRGRVDSKVSTVNDDFPLYHRDWKAVFSELGLAHLLCESGKRDTVRVFRAV, via the coding sequence ATAAACCCCGACGACAACCATCGCACCTGGGCGGAGCGCTCCGAGGAGTACTCGCCGGAATACTACGCCGAGATCGGGGCCAACGAGGTGAGCGAGACGCTCGCCGCGGTGTTCGATCACTACGTCGCCTCCGGCGCCGCGATCTTGGAGTTGGGGTGTAGCTCCGGTCGTCACCTCGAACACCTCCGCAAACAGGGATACACAGACCTCACCGGAATCGATCTCAACGACAACTCCTTCGAGGTCATGGCCGAGTACTTCCCCCGGCTCATCGAGACCGGGACCTTCCACACGGGCGCGATCGAGGAGTACCTCCCGACCGTGCCCGACGACCACTTCGACGTTGTCTACTCGGTCGAGACGCTCCAGCACGTCCACCCCGACGACGAGTGGGTCTTCGAGGAGGTTGCCCGCGTCGGTTCGGATCTGGTGATCACGGCCGAGAACGAGGGCAACAGCCCGGATCGCGGCCGCGTCGATTCGAAGGTGAGCACCGTCAACGACGACTTCCCGCTGTATCACCGCGACTGGAAGGCGGTGTTTTCCGAACTGGGGCTGGCGCATCTGCTCTGTGAGTCCGGCAAACGCGATACGGTTCGCGTGTTTCGGGCGGTTTGA
- a CDS encoding PIN domain-containing protein: CLPPCRLPPRPTGVVLPTRRRKPSLLEAGGSASKDAEKRRTVDTVLDSYPIAGMTPRISRRAGRLLGERMAAANDGEGSRIAKGDAVIAATALERGEPVLTEDKHFRNISGITHETYR, encoded by the coding sequence TTGTCTCCCACCGTGTCGGCTTCCTCCCCGGCCGACTGGCGTCGTCCTTCCGACTCGGCGTCGAAAGCCCTCGCTCCTTGAGGCCGGGGGCTCCGCCTCGAAAGACGCTGAAAAGCGCCGGACGGTCGATACAGTGCTCGATTCGTATCCCATCGCGGGCATGACGCCACGGATTTCTCGGCGCGCGGGACGACTGCTTGGCGAACGGATGGCCGCTGCGAATGACGGGGAGGGATCAAGAATCGCGAAAGGCGACGCGGTGATCGCTGCAACGGCTCTGGAACGGGGCGAGCCGGTCCTCACAGAAGATAAACACTTCAGAAACATCTCCGGGATTACGCACGAGACATACCGGTGA